The stretch of DNA AGTTTTTAAGGCTCATTTTCTAGCAAATAAAACTAACGGTTTTGTATCTTCAGAAAATAAACTAATTCAAATGTTAGGGCTTTTAAGGAGTGTTGGAGCAAATTGGCTAAATAGAAAACTTATTCGAAATCAATATGAAAGGTTTGTATTTAAATCTCCTTCTAGTTCTTTAAACATTAATGATTATTGTAATTTTAAAACTCAGTACATTGATTTAAGCCCAGCAAACCTGAAAGAAGCACTATTAGCTTCAGGCTCTATCCCAATGGTGATGCAAGGCATCAAAGATATATCTGGCGCACCTAAAGGAATGTATCGAGATGGTGGCATTATTGACTATCATTTTGACTTTCAATTGGGTGAAAGTGGCGGTTTAATTTTATACCCACATTTCAATTCTACTCCCAAAGCTGGATGGTTTGATAAGAATTTAAAACGAAACGTTAAACCAGAAAATTATGACAATGTAGTTATGTTAGTTCCCTCTCCGAGGTTTGTAGCTTCACTACCGTTTTCTAAAATCCCCGACAGAAATGATTTTACTAAAATGGATGCGAGCCAAAGAATTAAGTATTGGAAAGTGGTACTTTCTGAAACGGAAAGGCTGAGTGAATCCTTTAATCAATTTTTAGTATGTCAAAATTTTGAGAACATACAGAAGATATAAATTTAGTTGTTTCACTTCTGATGGTAAACATTCTTTTTATCGAAATATTATGCTTTATCTTTATTGATTCGGGAGTTAAGAGGGGTTTTCCCTCCCCCTCTTGCAAGAAGGAATGTAACACCGTGAAATGAAGGTTTAAGAATTAAAGCTCCTATCTTGAACAGTCTCTACAAAAGTTAGGGTGTTAGGGCTTTTACAGTCTTTTTTTGATGTTGTTGTAAATCAAAATGAATGTGTTAAAACTTAATTAATAAAACTAATTAAGTTTAAGTGATAAAAAACTGGACGGTAACAGCAAGACAGATAAGAAACTCAGGCGTAAAGAGAAAATACGTTAAAAAAGGCAAGAGATTTGTTGCTACCTCAGATAAAGGTAGATTAGTAAAAAACGGTTTTATAAACCACGTCAATTACCTTGCTGATAGAAATAGGCCAGCGCACCAAAACACTCAAATTCACGTTATCTATGATAACGCCAAAAATATTCTCTCTTCTATTCACCAACGTCAAGAATACCGCACCATAAATTCGATACGAGGCGGTGGTGTAGTCAATTGGGCTACGTCATTTTGCTTATCACTTCCAGCTAGTTTTGATATTTCTATAACAAAATGGACTGGCGTTATAGATCAACTCATACAAGATGTTTCAGACTCGACTGGTTTAGACATTGATATTATAAAAGAGCACACACATGCGGTGCTGCATGATGAGTCAGCGAATATTGATAAGCACAGCCATGTACATGTATTGGTGGGCAATGTCATTGATCTGAACGTAGTTAAGTCAATATCACAAAAGAAAACATTACATAAAATAAAAAAAGGATTTAATAGTTCTGTGAAAAAGCTTTGGAATGTTGATCACAATAACTATGTTCCAAAAAATCAGAATCTACAAAATAAGCCTTTGTGGTTAGCTAGACAAGAAAAGCTCAAAGAATTAACGGCAAAAGAGCAAAAGTCAGAAGAGTCACTTCAAGAATATGAGCAAAAAATAATTAACGCTCAAAGAGGATTTAATCTCGTTTTAATGAAGTTAAAAAAAATCAAAAAACTTTTCGAAAAATGGGCATTTTCTTTCTTACAAGAGCAATTTATTTTAGCAAATAAAGCTGCAAAACCACTTTCTGATGGAATTCAAGACATTGGAAGTTCTTCCAGAATAATCAAAGAAGATCTCGAAAATACAATAAAAAGTGTGGAAGAAAACATACCAAACGCCCCATCAGAAGCGAAAGTAACCCCAAAACTAAAGAATAAGTCAAAGCCCAAACGTTAAATGGGTTTATTCATTTATTTACTTGAGGTTATTGAAAGAATTCGGATATGTGATATTCGTATAATTATAAAACTAAATAAAAATGTATGAATAACAAACCAATAGCAGATTCAAAACTCATCACTGATGAAATATACAAAAAACTCAAAATTAATAATCTAGCTGATAATGATTTTGAATCGGAAAACTTATTAGACCTAATAGACGAGTTAAAGTCTTCATTTCCTGAATTAAATTATTATTATCTTTATAACATTACAATTTCAGATGTTTTCAGAATTATAAATGAAAATGACCAGTCGATTGAATTTGATCTCACGGTTTCTGAGCCATGTAGTATCAAATTAGTTTTAAGTAACAGTGACAATGATAATGCTAAAGCAAAAAAAACAGAAAAGAGCATATTGCTACTGTTGGTCTTGTTATTTTTTCTACATCAAACTCATTTAGTAATTAACATCAAATTTAAGAATGATAAAAATAAACTCCTCATACCTTTTCAGCATTATTTGAGCTTTTTAAGCAGAAACTCGATTTTAATTACAAGTAATCATAACCAGAAATTTAGTTATGTTATGCCAGTAGAATCTGCAATATTTAACTATTGTAAAGGAGAGAAAACTTTTAATGATCAGATAGATTGTTTGTTGCAGAAAAAGATAAATAAATCACACCTGAGTCCAGATTCTTTATTAAATTATCCTGTGGCAGCGGATCTGCAACAGTATGAGTCACAGTACAAAAACTGCATGAAACAATCAGAATCATTGGCTGAAAAACTTGCAATGAGTACCAGTAATATATTTAAAACAAATAACAAGCTTCGGTTGTTTTAATTTTAAATGTTGTATGGACAATTTTTATTAATTTAAAAGTTAGATCATGCTTTTAATTAACGTATCTTTGATACGTCACGTCAGAAATATACAATATTGCAATGGATCTTAACTTTAAATTTATTACACAATTTAAGTTATTTATGTTTTTTATAAACAATAAAATGGCAATTAGATTTATGGGCTTATTTAATTTTTAGCGGTACAGTCAAATATTAAATCATGACATTGCTTGAAGTTAGTCATACAAATGTTAAAAGTAAAACAGTAGTTATTTAATCTCAATTTAAAAACTTAAGATTTCATACTAAATAATATACTTACTTTTTAAAAACGTTAATAAAGGCCAATAAGAATAAGGAAATTATATAAAGATAGTATCGGGTCAATGGAACGCTCAAATCGGGTCAATGGAACATTTTAGTATTGGAGAATTATTTGAAAAAAGGAAAAAGCTATAAAAAATTATTGGGTGAGATCAAGGGAAACAAAAATATCCCAATTGACAACTCACTCAATAGAACTTCACTCTTTAGTTCATGGAACAGTAATGAAATAAATTCTAGCATTGAAGGTGCAATTAGATGTAAGGGAAACACTTATTCATACGAGTTAATAGGCAGTCGATTGGATCAAAAGTTTGATTACCCTATTTTAGGGTTGGTAATAAAACATTGGTTAAACAACAGGCTGAAAATGACCGATGTTGATGAACCCGTTAAAGTATCTCTAGCGGAAATATCCAATTTATTTCAAAAATCTCACGCAGAAAACCGCCGTAAAAATTTTAAATGGCTGGATACTAGCCTGAATAGACTTTGCACTGCCGCAATTTATTTAAAGATTGAACGAAATCAGAGAACAATAGAAACTGATCGAGCAGCACTATTGTCAAGTGGCCGACTTTATTATGGTAAGGGAGATGATAAATATATTGAAGTCGAAATAGGGAAGATATTAAAAAAATTATATAAAAATCTGGATGTTACCAGTTTGGATGTTTCGTTCATGAATCTTGAACTACTAAGTCAACCAATGTCAAAAAATGCTAAAGTATTAATGCGCTATTTACTTACGCAACGTTCTGACTTTCGCAGGTTTTCTTTGCCTTTATTGCTTTCTTTGATTGAGCCAATAAAACCTGAAAAAAGCCAACCTAGTCATGGAAGAGACAAAGTTAAAAAAGCTATATTGGAATTGCAAAATAATGGATTCGTAACAGCTTTTCAAACTAATGAGGTGGTTGCATGGGACAATGTAACAATTATTACTAGTTTAGTAACAACAGATACATTTGAAGCAAAGCAAATTCTAAATAAAGGAAAAAGTAATTACGACCAATTTGCTTGGAAAAGAAAAGAAAATAGGCTTGCTGACAAAGAAAATGCTCCTGAGCCGACTCCAACTCTAACTGATAACACAGTTGAAATGGATGAAGACACAAAAGCAATTTTAAAAGATCCTTGGGATAACGATGACCCCTCTCGATTTTAGCGTAAAATCTCAACCTTAAATGTCGAAATCCAAAATTGATATTTTTTACCACCAAGAGACTTATAAAATATCTGCTACTTAATCTTCTTTAAGCTCCTCAGTTATTTCTTCCAATCGACTAATTATTTTACGCTCGGTATGAAGCATACCCATAATCAAATCAGGATTGAGTGACTCTGTTTCTTCAATTAATGCATGAGTTGAACGCAATATAAATGATAGCTCTTGTTTAAAGTCACTAAGTTTCTCTGCAAGTGATTCTTTATTTTTCACAATGATGTACTCCAGTTATTAAATCGGAGTACGTATAACACTCCACAACAAATATCCCAGTTTGGGATTTTTTAACTTCTATAACCTCAATCCTTGAAATAAATTCTGACCATCAAACGTACCAATTAGGCGTGGAAGGAGTCACAAACATAGAAGCGGAGCAAAAAAACGACTTTTTTTCTCAAAAAGTTAACTAAACATTGTTTTTGAAAAGACTTAACTAATTCATTTACTTAGCTATAGCCATAGATTCAGTTAACCTATGAAAATTATATTATAATATATAAGTTGTTGTTTTTATTGGGGTTTGTATTGACATGATGAAATGAAATATGTATAGTATGCACAAATCGAGAAATAATATTTTTCGGTATTCGAAGTACGAAATAACATTTCGTGCGAACTCATTCTAAGAAATTTGGAATATAGAAATGAAAAATCTTAGTAATAAAACTGAGTGGGAGGTGTGCAAGTAAAACTGCGCCTTTAAGCCTCCTTTTATCAAATAATTGGAGAATTAAATCATGAGCATGGTTATAAACAGAAAAACAAAAGGCAGATTTACTTTATCAAATCGAATAAAAAGAATTTTAAAAGAGTGGAAAGCGGACTTTGATTCATACGAAGCTGTGTCGAAAACCAAATTATCAAATAATGAGTCCCTTGAAAGAGAATTTTACAAGAGAGCCATAAAATCGAATCAGCTAAATATCTTGGACGTCAGTTTTCTTTATCAACTATCACAAAGAAAAATTATAAATACTCCGCTAGTCAATTACCTATCTGAAGTAGCACTTAACAACTCAAAAAAAGAGTCCGCAATTAATGCAATGACTGCCATTGCGGATGAAGCACTCGAAGTTAAAAGGTTCCTAAACAAGCATTTTGAGTTTCACCCTAATTAACTTATTTCAATATTAAAAACGTGAATAGATTTAAAAATAATTTAAAAAATAAGGATGAAACATGACTAAAAAAATAGAAAATGTATTACATAATAAAGAACTGGGTGAAATTAATGTAAATTCAAAGCAGCAGGAGTTGAATTCTGATCCACAGTCTGAGCTTTATCAGCTTGTTGCAGACGTAAAAAACAATACGATTATTTTAGGCTTTAGGTTGGTATACATACAGGAAGAAGAGCTTTACATAGATTGGGGTTACTCTAGCTTTACTGATTGGCTCAAGGACTTTAGCAATAAATCTGCTGTGAAATTGACCAAACTTTGGGATAGCAAAAAAATAGTTAAAATGCTGTTAGAAACGGAAACTCCATTTCATGAAGTGAGCAACGTCAGCATTAAAGGGTTATATCAAATTGCCCGAATTCAAAAGTCTACTCAGGACATTCAGCTAACTAAACGGCTAATCCTACAGCTTACTAATAGTGAAATAACAAACTCAGAATTAAAAACGAAGGCTAATGAAGTTATCAAACAGTTTGAGAAAAATACTATACCGAACCTTCTTGATTCGAGAAACAATTCCAATTTGGATAATTCAAAAGGATTTTTTAGACGAGTTATAAGAAGGATATTTTCTTTTTATCTTCTTTCAAATGTTATACCTAAAAACAAGAATCCTAGACCTAAAAGTTTAAATATAGGGAGGTCATTATGAAAATAAAATACGACTGTATTGATACAAATTATAATCGACACCTTCGAAAAGCAAGAGTCTACGCTAGAGGACTAGCAGGCTATGAAAGAGCTACAAAAATTTATAAATACTTTGAAGGGTGTGGGCATCCGCATCCTCGGCTTACATTTATAGACGTTAGAATGAATGACACTGAAGGCCAAACTGATAGACAGTTTGCCATCAATTTGATGAAAGAAATGGCTTATCTAACAGCGGTAAATGATATGCTTCGGTTAAAAAAGTCGAAAAATGATAAATAAAGTGGTGATACACAAAAAGCGGAGTTGATTGGCTTCGCTTTTTCACCCTCGATACAACCTTCAAGAATAGCTTAAGTCTTTAATAAAATTTCTGTTCGCACAATCAGTTACTTCATATCTAGGTACAGTGTGATAAATTACCCATTATAAAAAATAATATTCTTAAGTTTACTGCTACATCAACTTATAGCTAAAGCGAAAAGTTACGGAAAACTTAACTATTTTCAGGGTAATAATATGTCAGACAATTTTTCTTCTACGGCAGCATTTTTATGGTCAGTTGCTGATCTTCTTCGTGGTGACTTCAAGCAAAGCCAGTATGGACGTATCATATTACCATTTACCTTGCTCAGACGTTTAGAGTGTGTTCTGGAAGATACTAAGCCTAGTGTTTTGGCTATGTATGAAAAAGTCAAAGAAAAAGAACACCAAGCCCAAGAAAAAATTCTAACTCATTCAGCTAAGTTGAGTTTCTATAACACCAGTAAAATGGATTTGAACAAACTGGGTGAAACCAGTGTAGCGCAAAACCTTGAAAGCTACGTTCAATCATTTAGCACAAATGCGCGTGAAATATTTGAGCACTTTGATTTTTTTAATACCATCGACAAGTTAGCTGAGGCCGACTTACTTTATAAAGTGGCTAAACGTTTTGCCACTACTGATCTTCACCCTGAAGTAGTCGATAACCACAATATGGGCTTAGTGTTTGAAGAGTTAATTAGACGCTTCGCTGAAAGCTCTAATGAAACCGCAGGGGAACACTTTACTCCGCGAGATATTGTGCGTTTAACAACATCTTTAGTATTTTGTAATGATGATGACTTGCTTACTCAATCAGGTTTGGTTCGCAGTATTTATGATCCAACAGCAGGAACAGGTGGTTTCTTATCATCGGGCATGGAATATGTGCATGAGTTAAACGAAAAAGCTGCACTTTCTGCTTTTGGTCAAGAGTTAAACCCTGAGTCTTATGCCATATGTAAAGCAGATATGCTGATAAAAGGACAAAAGGTCGATAACATTAAATTGGGC from Psychrosphaera aestuarii encodes:
- a CDS encoding patatin-like phospholipase family protein, with translation MLDIYAGQEALKAIKSEGFKQDLFTSFLGASGGPKWFCLFELDKYLFGDFFKDREQELNLIGSSAGAFRSACFAQKDPVAAISRLAESYSETTYSDKPTPAEITLKARELLDYVLGDDGIDEIIENPVFKAHFLANKTNGFVSSENKLIQMLGLLRSVGANWLNRKLIRNQYERFVFKSPSSSLNINDYCNFKTQYIDLSPANLKEALLASGSIPMVMQGIKDISGAPKGMYRDGGIIDYHFDFQLGESGGLILYPHFNSTPKAGWFDKNLKRNVKPENYDNVVMLVPSPRFVASLPFSKIPDRNDFTKMDASQRIKYWKVVLSETERLSESFNQFLVCQNFENIQKI